The following DNA comes from Microcella sp..
GTAGAGCGGGGCGAGCAGGCTCGGCGCGTGCACCATGCCGCTGCCGGGCAGCCGCGAGAAGCCGTGCTGCCAGGCCGCCGCGAGCTGGCGGCGGTCGAGGGCGCTTTTCGCGAGGCCGTCGAGCCCCGGCAGGGCCGCTTCGATGCGGTCGTAGTCGGCTTCGGGCGACGAGGGCACGAAGCCGGTGACACGGCAGTCGCGGGGAGCGGTGGCGATGAGCTCGCGCGTGAGCTCGATCGTGTAGCGGCCGACGCCGTGCGGAATCTCGGCCCCGGCACCGTCGAGCACGACGCGCAACGTGGTGGCACTCACTCGAACATCCCCTCCGCCATGGCCTCGTCGAGCGCGACGCGCCACGGCCGCATCGGGTCGAGGCCGATGCGTGCCCAGCCGTCATGGCCGAGCACCGAGTGGGCGGGCCGCCGTGCCGGCCGCGCGAAGCGGGCGCTGTCGGTCGGCTCGACTGTAGCAGTGTCGCCGCCCAGGTTCTCGACGATAGCTCGAGCGAATCCGTACCACGTGGTGGCCCCAGAGGCGGTGCCGTGCAGGGTGCCCGAGCGCAGGCCGGTCGCAAGCATCCGCATTGTCTGCTCGGCGAGGTCGCGCGTGAAGGTGGGCTGACCGTGCTGGTCGTCGACCACCGTGAGGTGGCCGTGCTCGCGGTAGAGCTGCACCATCGTGCGCACGAAGTTGCCCCCGTGCTCGCCGTAGAGCCAGGCGGTGCGCAGCACGATGGTGCCGTCGGGATGCGCGAGTCGAGCCCGCCGCTCGCCCTCGGCTTTGCTGCGGCCGTAGGCGCTCGCCGGTGCGAGGGGGGCGTCTTCGGGGTAGGGCACGGTCGCGTCGCCGGCGAACACGTAGTCGGTCGAGTACTGCACGAGAACGGCA
Coding sequences within:
- the rfbD gene encoding dTDP-4-dehydrorhamnose reductase produces the protein MTPASGSPIRIAITGASGMLGTDLRQSAERAGHEVTALDRGALDITDPAACLDAVAGHHAVLNAAAYTRVDDAETHEAEAMAVNAAGAENLARASAAAGAVLVQYSTDYVFAGDATVPYPEDAPLAPASAYGRSKAEGERRARLAHPDGTIVLRTAWLYGEHGGNFVRTMVQLYREHGHLTVVDDQHGQPTFTRDLAEQTMRMLATGLRSGTLHGTASGATTWYGFARAIVENLGGDTATVEPTDSARFARPARRPAHSVLGHDGWARIGLDPMRPWRVALDEAMAEGMFE